One region of Aeromicrobium sp. Sec7.5 genomic DNA includes:
- the dinB gene encoding DNA polymerase IV: MTDGDLTEGTVLHADLDAFFASVEQRDDPSLRGRPVVVGGGVVVAASYEAKRRGVRTPSNIRQARRICPEAVVVPPRFEAYTEASRRVFEVFRDTTPIVEALSIDEAFLEVGGLWRIRGAPSAIARQLRADVADRVGLPISVGVARTKYLAKIASASAKPDGLLVVHLEQEREFLHALPVERLWGVGEVTAAKLHEHHVRTVGQIAAMELGEATSLLGGATGRHLWALAQGHDPRRVETGKRRGSMGAQHALGSTPRTVEEIEVILLGLVDRVTSRMRRVDRTGSVVTISLRFGDFGRSTASHTLARPTSHTETVLDVARTLLRQRWSEADRRGLTLIGVSVGQVDDTPLQLSLPLDAASGTELDTAIDEVRGKFGTASLRRAAQLGHGAERAPQPILPD, translated from the coding sequence ATGACCGACGGCGACCTCACCGAGGGCACGGTGCTGCACGCCGACCTCGACGCGTTCTTCGCCTCGGTCGAGCAGCGCGACGACCCCTCGCTGCGGGGTCGCCCCGTCGTCGTGGGAGGCGGCGTGGTCGTCGCGGCGTCCTACGAGGCCAAGCGGCGCGGGGTCCGCACGCCGTCGAACATCCGGCAGGCGCGACGCATCTGCCCCGAGGCCGTCGTGGTGCCGCCTCGCTTCGAGGCCTACACCGAGGCCAGCCGTCGGGTGTTCGAGGTGTTCCGCGACACCACACCGATCGTCGAGGCGCTCTCGATCGACGAGGCCTTCCTCGAGGTCGGCGGGCTGTGGCGCATCCGGGGGGCGCCCTCGGCGATCGCCCGTCAGCTGCGCGCCGACGTCGCCGACCGCGTGGGCCTGCCCATCTCGGTCGGCGTCGCTCGCACCAAGTACCTCGCCAAGATCGCGAGCGCCTCCGCCAAGCCCGACGGCCTCCTGGTCGTGCACCTCGAGCAGGAGCGCGAGTTCCTGCACGCGCTCCCCGTCGAACGGCTGTGGGGCGTCGGCGAGGTCACGGCGGCCAAGCTCCACGAGCACCACGTGCGCACGGTCGGCCAGATCGCCGCGATGGAGCTCGGTGAGGCCACGTCCCTGCTGGGTGGCGCCACGGGGCGCCACCTCTGGGCGTTGGCGCAGGGGCACGACCCCCGTCGGGTCGAGACGGGCAAACGACGCGGGTCGATGGGCGCGCAGCATGCGCTGGGCAGCACGCCGCGAACGGTCGAGGAGATCGAGGTCATCCTGCTCGGGCTCGTCGACCGCGTCACCAGCCGCATGCGCCGGGTCGACCGCACGGGCAGCGTCGTCACGATCTCGCTTCGCTTCGGCGACTTCGGCCGGTCCACCGCCTCGCACACGCTCGCGCGGCCCACGTCCCACACCGAGACCGTGCTCGACGTCGCCCGGACCCTCTTGCGTCAGCGGTGGTCGGAGGCCGACCGGCGCGGGCTCACCCTGATCGGGGTCTCGGTCGGCCAGGTCGACGACACGCCCCTGCAGCTCTCACTACCGCTCGACGCCGCGTCCGGCACCGAGCTCGACACCGCGATCGACGAGGTCAGGGGCAAGTTCGGCACGGCCTCACTCCGCCGCGCCGCCCAGCTCGGCCACGGCGCCGAGCGGGCGCCCCAGCCGATCCTGCCGGACTGA
- a CDS encoding YceD family protein has translation MSVQTGPLVIDTHELGRRPGNERTYHLSVEVPAQWGYDVYGVPEGSLIDLELRLETIMDGILATGTTAVTATGECVRCLTDVEDEIDLEVQELYLFDRPSDPEEAEESQWLEGDLLDLEPTLRDAVVFALPQHPLCDPECPGLCPECGARLADDPDHTHGAQIDPRWSALTQMIEPPKE, from the coding sequence ATGAGCGTGCAGACGGGACCTCTGGTCATCGACACCCACGAGCTGGGACGACGGCCGGGCAACGAACGCACGTACCACCTGTCCGTCGAGGTGCCGGCGCAGTGGGGCTATGACGTCTACGGCGTCCCCGAGGGTTCACTGATCGACCTGGAGCTGCGGCTCGAGACGATCATGGACGGGATCCTGGCCACAGGAACCACCGCGGTGACGGCGACCGGCGAATGTGTGCGGTGCCTGACCGATGTCGAGGACGAGATCGACCTCGAGGTCCAGGAGCTGTACCTGTTCGACCGGCCCTCCGACCCGGAGGAGGCCGAGGAGTCCCAGTGGCTCGAGGGCGACCTGCTCGACCTCGAACCCACGTTGCGAGACGCGGTGGTGTTCGCACTGCCGCAGCATCCGTTGTGTGATCCGGAGTGTCCGGGACTGTGCCCTGAGTGCGGGGCCCGGCTCGCGGATGATCCCGACCACACGCACGGAGCGCAGATCGACCCCCGGTGGTCGGCTCTGACCCAGATGATCGAACCCCCCAAGGAGTAA
- the rpmF gene encoding 50S ribosomal protein L32, with amino-acid sequence MAVPKRKMSRSNTRHRRSAWKAAKVQVVDCANPACDSKVIPHRACRECGQYGARGERRQVL; translated from the coding sequence GTGGCCGTCCCGAAGCGGAAGATGTCGCGCAGCAACACCCGTCACCGTCGTTCGGCCTGGAAGGCCGCGAAGGTTCAGGTCGTCGACTGCGCCAACCCCGCGTGCGACAGCAAGGTCATCCCGCACCGCGCGTGCCGCGAGTGCGGCCAGTACGGCGCCCGCGGCGAGCGTCGCCAGGTTCTCTGA
- the rnc gene encoding ribonuclease III: MDEHGAAELGTHELSTVLGVPDLDPELLTHALTHRSFAYENGQVPNNERLEFLGDSVLGLVVTDALFTTHPDLPEGQLAKLRSAVVSAKALAVVARTLGIGEHVRLGRGEEATGGRDKASILSDTVEALIGAIYVQFGIERASEVLHRVFDPVIADASRLGAALDWKTSLQEVAANQGLGVPRYVVESEGPDHARQFAAAVHVGDQVFDGGAGTSKKEAEQQVAQIAWESLTGAPPAAASA; encoded by the coding sequence GTGGACGAGCACGGTGCTGCTGAGCTCGGCACGCACGAGCTCAGCACCGTCCTGGGAGTTCCGGATCTCGATCCGGAACTCCTCACGCATGCCCTGACGCACCGGTCGTTCGCGTACGAGAACGGCCAGGTGCCCAACAACGAGCGCCTGGAGTTCCTCGGCGACTCGGTGCTGGGGCTCGTCGTCACGGATGCGCTCTTCACGACCCACCCCGACCTGCCGGAGGGCCAGCTCGCGAAGCTGCGGTCGGCCGTCGTCAGCGCCAAGGCGCTCGCGGTCGTGGCCCGCACCCTCGGCATCGGCGAGCACGTACGCCTCGGTCGTGGCGAGGAGGCGACGGGTGGCCGCGACAAGGCGTCGATCCTGTCCGACACCGTCGAGGCACTGATCGGCGCCATCTACGTGCAGTTCGGCATCGAGCGGGCCTCGGAGGTCCTGCACCGCGTCTTCGATCCCGTCATCGCCGACGCGTCCCGCCTCGGGGCGGCCCTCGACTGGAAGACCTCGCTGCAGGAGGTCGCGGCCAACCAGGGACTCGGCGTGCCGCGCTACGTCGTCGAGAGCGAGGGCCCCGACCACGCCCGGCAGTTCGCCGCCGCGGTGCACGTGGGCGACCAGGTCTTCGACGGTGGTGCCGGCACCTCCAAGAAGGAAGCCGAGCAGCAGGTCGCCCAGATCGCGTGGGAGTCCCTCACCGGGGCCCCGCCGGCTGCCGCGAGTGCCTGA
- the mutM gene encoding bifunctional DNA-formamidopyrimidine glycosylase/DNA-(apurinic or apyrimidinic site) lyase — translation MPELPEVEVVRRGLTDHVVGRRITAVRVLDVRSLRRHAPGPEDFALRLTGRVVVEACRRGKYLWLPLDGPGGEGGDALLAHLGMSGQMLVSEPDAPQQKHLKVTLDLEDGTQLRFVDQRIFGGLALSDALQVDEHGAAVPAEVAHVARDPLDPRFDAAEFASRLKRRETGIKRALLDQTLISGVGNIYADEALWRVPLHYARNTRTLRRTEVDTLLHHVTEVMSEALEQGGTSFDALYVNVNGASGYFDRSLHAYGREGEPCDRCGTPMRRSAFMNRSSYWCPRCQPRPRNGRF, via the coding sequence GTGCCTGAGCTCCCCGAGGTCGAGGTCGTCCGCCGGGGCCTGACCGACCACGTCGTCGGTCGTCGCATCACGGCGGTCCGCGTGCTCGACGTCCGCTCCTTGCGACGCCACGCACCGGGCCCGGAGGACTTCGCCCTGCGGCTCACGGGCCGGGTGGTGGTCGAGGCGTGCCGCCGCGGCAAGTACCTGTGGCTGCCCCTCGACGGTCCCGGTGGTGAAGGGGGCGACGCGCTGCTCGCGCACCTGGGCATGAGCGGGCAGATGCTCGTCAGCGAGCCCGATGCCCCGCAGCAGAAGCATCTCAAGGTCACGCTCGACCTGGAGGACGGCACCCAGCTGCGGTTCGTCGACCAGCGGATCTTCGGTGGCCTCGCCCTCAGCGACGCCCTCCAGGTCGACGAGCACGGCGCGGCGGTGCCGGCCGAGGTCGCGCACGTGGCCCGCGACCCGCTCGACCCCCGGTTCGACGCCGCCGAGTTCGCCTCCCGGCTCAAGCGGCGCGAGACCGGTATCAAGCGGGCGCTGCTCGACCAGACCCTGATCTCCGGTGTCGGCAACATCTACGCCGACGAGGCGCTCTGGCGGGTGCCGTTGCACTACGCCCGCAACACCCGCACGCTGCGCCGCACCGAGGTCGACACCCTGCTGCACCACGTCACCGAGGTCATGTCCGAGGCGCTCGAGCAGGGTGGCACGTCGTTCGATGCCCTCTACGTCAACGTCAACGGCGCCAGCGGCTACTTCGACCGCTCGCTGCACGCCTACGGACGCGAGGGCGAGCCGTGCGACCGCTGCGGCACCCCGATGCGCCGCAGCGCCTTCATGAACCGCTCGTCCTACTGGTGCCCCCGTTGCCAGCCCCGCCCCCGCAACGGCCGCTTCTGA
- a CDS encoding deoxyguanosinetriphosphate triphosphohydrolase: MTSYGAEARARFVGEPPKRAGRTPFERDRGRIVHSAALRRLSAKTQVMGAGSDDFVRNRLTHSLEVAQVARELGASLGCDPDIVDSAALAHDLGHPPFGHNGEAALDAVASACGGFEGNAQTLRLLTRLEAKTFGADGASVGLNLTRGTLAACIKYPWRRGEAPGGGLKFGVYEDDLPVYTWVRADAAPHVRPVEAQVMDLSDDIAYSVHDVEDGVVGGWFDLTDDLQLDRVCAVARDWYLPDADDARLGAAMERLQQLPEWPSTRFDGSRASLGRIKSLTSALIGRFAVAAQAATTARWGEGPLVRFDAHLEVPRDTLDEITVLKSLAAHHVMLADDRTANQEAQRDLLTALVAALVEREGRDLDRDLAAEFAAAPDDASRLRVVVDQVACMTDVSAPMWAERLAL; this comes from the coding sequence GTGACGAGCTACGGCGCGGAGGCACGGGCGCGCTTCGTGGGTGAGCCGCCCAAGCGCGCCGGCCGCACGCCGTTCGAGCGCGACCGCGGGCGCATCGTCCACTCCGCGGCGCTGCGCCGGCTCTCGGCCAAGACCCAGGTCATGGGTGCGGGGTCCGACGACTTCGTGCGCAACCGGCTGACCCACTCCCTCGAGGTGGCGCAGGTCGCCCGGGAGCTCGGTGCGTCGCTGGGCTGTGATCCCGACATCGTCGACTCCGCGGCGCTCGCCCACGACCTGGGCCACCCGCCGTTCGGCCACAACGGGGAGGCCGCGCTGGATGCCGTGGCCTCGGCCTGCGGCGGCTTCGAGGGCAACGCCCAGACCCTCCGGCTCCTGACGCGACTCGAGGCGAAGACCTTCGGGGCCGACGGCGCGAGCGTGGGGCTCAACCTCACGCGCGGCACCCTCGCGGCCTGCATCAAGTACCCCTGGCGTCGCGGCGAGGCGCCGGGCGGCGGGCTCAAGTTCGGCGTCTACGAGGACGACCTGCCGGTGTACACGTGGGTGCGAGCCGACGCTGCGCCCCACGTGCGCCCGGTCGAGGCCCAGGTCATGGACCTGTCCGACGACATCGCGTACTCGGTGCACGACGTCGAGGACGGGGTGGTCGGCGGCTGGTTCGACCTCACCGACGACCTCCAGCTCGACCGCGTCTGCGCCGTCGCCCGCGACTGGTACCTCCCTGATGCCGACGACGCACGGCTGGGCGCCGCGATGGAGCGTCTGCAGCAGCTGCCGGAGTGGCCTTCGACGCGCTTCGACGGCAGCCGCGCCTCGCTCGGCAGGATCAAGAGCCTCACGAGCGCGCTGATCGGCCGGTTCGCGGTCGCCGCGCAGGCCGCGACGACGGCCCGCTGGGGCGAGGGGCCGCTCGTGCGGTTCGACGCCCACCTGGAGGTCCCGCGCGACACGCTCGACGAGATCACGGTCCTCAAGTCGCTCGCCGCGCACCACGTGATGTTGGCGGACGACCGCACCGCGAACCAGGAAGCGCAGCGCGATCTGCTGACGGCGTTGGTCGCCGCCCTGGTCGAGCGCGAGGGCCGCGACCTCGATCGCGACCTCGCCGCGGAGTTCGCTGCCGCTCCCGACGACGCGTCCCGGCTCCGCGTGGTCGTGGACCAGGTAGCGTGCATGACCGATGTCTCCGCCCCGATGTGGGCCGAGCGCCTGGCTCTGTGA